Proteins encoded in a region of the Melospiza georgiana isolate bMelGeo1 chromosome 2, bMelGeo1.pri, whole genome shotgun sequence genome:
- the TSC22D1 gene encoding TSC22 domain family protein 1 isoform X1 has protein sequence MHQPDSAADISARKMAHPAMFPRRGSSSSSGSSCVTAPTAPGTGVGSAALSAEDYQPPLLVQPPPPSPAAASTAGPQPTPPHPQSLNLLSQSQLQPQPLAQTGAQMKKKSGFQITSVTPAQISASMSSNNSIAEDTESYDDLDESHTEDLSSSEILDVSLSRATDMGEPERSSSEETLNNFQEAETPGAVSPNQPHLPQQHAPLPHHPQQSVVINGSVHPHHVHHHHHLHHHHHGHHHPSHPGVGSAPVSGGPPPSPSFRKLSTTGSSDNVISTAPVSAASSTGSPASAVSNIRTTSSPGNLGISSAAGTSTLSNIGAGSSSVASNVLGTINLSNIMSTGNVNALSGTSSNANVNILSGVGNGTSASSSVINNVTNPTAGMAVGSSQQQPASGTSRFRVVKLDSSSEPFKKGRWTCTEFYDKENTVAVSEGVAVNKAVETIKQNPLEVTSERESTSGSSVSSNVSTLSHYTESVGSGEMGAPTVVQQQAFQGVGPQQMDFSSAAPPAIPASSIPQSVSQSQLAQVQLHSQEVNYPQQKPGVPPPAQASLTTVTGVQPAPVNILGVSPSLGHQQPALQSMAPQQLPYSQPAQPVQTLPVVQQQLQYGQQQQQPVPTQMAAGHVKAVNQNSVTGAMPDYIQHQQILQTPAPAMQPSSTGVGAGQPVPVAQAQGMQPSVQAHPAAAPAQPVAHAPAAIPGVAASGQMLNVGQQGSVAAVVQPPSAANQIPPPVMPSTAAPPSSQVVQPVQTGIMQQGLQASATGLPQQMVIAQQNTLLPVQPQAQGVESVVQGMTGQQLPAVSPIPSASTVPAPSQAGSAVPPGIPSASVGLGQPQNIAQASAVQNGSLAQSVSQPPLISTSIGMPVAQSVPQQMPLSSTQFPAQSLAQSIVSQMEDGRRPTEPSLAGLPQAAGVESGGGASAASDGASSNVPSSASLFPLKVLPLTTPLVDGEDESSSGASVVAIDNKIEQAMDLVKSHLMYAVREEVEVLKEQIKELIEKNSQLEQENTLLKTLASPEQLAQFQAQLQTGSPPSSSQSQGTAQQPAQPASQGSGPSA, from the coding sequence ATGCACCAGCCTGACTCAGCCGCAGACATTAGTGCTAGGAAGATGGCGCACCCGGCGATGTTTCCTAGAAGGggcagcagcagtagcagcGGCAGCAGCTGCGTTACTGCTCCCACTGCACCAGGTACCGGCGTTGGGAGCGCTGCCCTCTCCGCCGAGGATTATCAGCCGCCTTTGCTGGTCCAGCCGCCgcctccatctcctgcagcagcttcaaCAGCGGGTCCACAGCCGACACCCCCTCATCCACAAAGCTTGAACCTCCTCTCGCAGTctcagctccagccacagccccttgcACAGACTGGAGctcaaatgaaaaagaaaagtggcTTTCAAATTACCAGTGTCACCCCTGCTCAAATATCAGCTAGTATGAGCTCTAATAACAGCATAGCCGAGGATACAGAGAGCTATGATGACCTGGATGAGTCTCACACTGAAGACCTGTCATCTTCAGAAATCTTGGATGTGTCTTTATCCAGAGCCACTGATATGGGAGAACCTGAGAGGAGTTCTTCTGAAGAGACTCTAAATAACTTCCAAGAGGCAGAGACTCCTGGGGCTGTTTCTCCTAACCAGCCTCACCTTCCTCAGCAGCATGCTCCTCTGCCTCATCACCCACAGCAGAGTGTTGTGATCAATGGAAGTGTTCATCCCCATCACGTTCATCATCACCACCATCTTCACCACCACCATCATGGACACCATCATCCATCCCATCCTGGGGTGGGTAGTGCCCCAGTTTCTGGAGGACCACCGCCCAGTCCATCGTTTAGAAAACTATCAACAACTGGAAGCTCTGACAATGTTATATCAACTGCACCAGTTTCTGCTGCATCATCCACTGGTTCCCCGGCATCTGCCGTGTCTAATATCCGCACTACAAGTAGTCCTGGCAATTTAGGTATAAGTTCTGCTGCTGGAACTAGTACCTTAAGTAATATTGGTGCTGGTAGTTCTAGTGTGGCAAGCAATGTGCTTGGTACTATAAATTTAAGCAACATCATGAGTACTGGTAATGTAAATGCTTTGTCTGGAACTAGCAGCAATGCTAATGTGAATATCTTGAGTGGTGTTGGCAATGGTACGAGTGCTTCCTCTAGTGTCATTAACAATGTTACTAATCCAACTGCAGGAATGGCAGTGGGATcaagccagcagcagcctgcatcTGGCACGTCAAGGTTTAGGGTTGTAAAATTAGATTCTAGTTCTGAACCTTTCAAAAAAGGTAGATGGACTTGCACTGAATTCTATGATAAAGAAAACACTGTTGCAGTTTCGGAGGGAGTAGCAGTAAACAAAGCAGTAGAGACGATAAAACAAAACCCGCTTGAAGTGACTTCTGAAAGGGAGAGCACCAGTGGGAGTTCTGTTAGCAGCAATGTAAGCACACTGAGTCACTATACAGAAAGTGTGGGAAGTGGAGAAATGGGAGCACCTACTGTGGTACAGCAGCAAGCATTTCAAGGTGTGGGTCCGCAGCAGATGGATTttagcagtgctgctcctccagcaatTCCAGCATCTAGTATACCACAGAGTGTTTCTCAATCACAGCTTGCACAAGTCCAGCTGCATTCTCAAGAAGTAAACTATCCACAGCAGAAGCCAGGGGTCCCACCTCCTGCACAGGCCAGTCTAACCACTGTGACTGGGGTTCAGCCAGCCCCAGTTAATATACTAGGAGTATCCCCATCTCTGGGCCACCAGCAACCTGCCCTTCAGAGTATggctccacagcagctgccGTATTCGCAGCCGGCGCAGCCCGTGCAGACTTTGCCAGTGGTGCAGCAGCAGTTGCAGTacggacagcagcagcagcagccagttcCTACGCAGATGGCCGCGGGTCACGTTAAGGCGGTGAACCAAAACTCTGTCACGGGGGCTATGCCAGACTACATTCAACATCAGCAGATCCTTCAgactccagcccctgccatgcaGCCAAGTTCTACAGGAGTAGGAGCTGGGCAACCGGTTCCTGTTGCCCAGGCACAGGGCATGCAGCCTTCAGTGCAAGCacatccagctgctgccccGGCTCAGCCTGTTGCACATGCTCCAGCAGCAATACCAGGTGTAGCTGCCAGTGGTCAAATGCTAAATGTTGGCCAGCAAGGAAGTGTAGCTGCTGTGGTGCAACCACCATCTGCTGCAAACCAAATTCCACCTCCAGTTATGCCATCAACGGCTGCTCCTCCATCTTCCCAGGTAGTGCAGCCTGTGCAGACAGGAATAATGCAGCAAGGATTACAGGCCAGTGCCACAGGCCTTCCTCAACAAATGGTCATTGCTCAGCAAAACACCTTGTTACCTGTACAGCCACAGGCACAAGGAGTGGAATCTGTAGTCCAAGGGATGactggccagcagctgcctgcGGTAAGCCCTATACCTTCTGCTAGTACTGTTCCTGCACCAAGTCAAGCTGGTTCAGCTGTGCCTCCTGGCATACCTTCTGCTTCCGTAGGTTTGGGACAGCCACAGAATATAGCACAGGCTTCGGCTGTGCAGAATGGCAGCTTGGCTCAGAGCGTTAGTCAGCCTCCCTTGATATCAACAAGTATAGGTATGCCAGTGGCACAGAGTGTGCCACAGCAGATGCCATTAAGCTCTACCCAGTTCCCTGCACAATCACTAGCTCAGTCCATTGTAAGCCAAATGGAAGACGGCAGGCGCCCTACAGAACCTTCCTTGGCGGGTTTACCTCAAGCTGCCGGCGTCGAGAGCGGTGGTGGAGCATCGGCCGCTTCAGATGGCGCCAGCAGCAACGTGCCGTCCTCGGCCTCCCTCTTCCCGCTGAAGGTGCTGCCCTTGACAACGCCTCTTGTAGATGGTGAGGATGAGAG
- the TSC22D1 gene encoding TSC22 domain family protein 1 isoform X2: protein MAHPAMFPRRGSSSSSGSSCVTAPTAPGTGVGSAALSAEDYQPPLLVQPPPPSPAAASTAGPQPTPPHPQSLNLLSQSQLQPQPLAQTGAQMKKKSGFQITSVTPAQISASMSSNNSIAEDTESYDDLDESHTEDLSSSEILDVSLSRATDMGEPERSSSEETLNNFQEAETPGAVSPNQPHLPQQHAPLPHHPQQSVVINGSVHPHHVHHHHHLHHHHHGHHHPSHPGVGSAPVSGGPPPSPSFRKLSTTGSSDNVISTAPVSAASSTGSPASAVSNIRTTSSPGNLGISSAAGTSTLSNIGAGSSSVASNVLGTINLSNIMSTGNVNALSGTSSNANVNILSGVGNGTSASSSVINNVTNPTAGMAVGSSQQQPASGTSRFRVVKLDSSSEPFKKGRWTCTEFYDKENTVAVSEGVAVNKAVETIKQNPLEVTSERESTSGSSVSSNVSTLSHYTESVGSGEMGAPTVVQQQAFQGVGPQQMDFSSAAPPAIPASSIPQSVSQSQLAQVQLHSQEVNYPQQKPGVPPPAQASLTTVTGVQPAPVNILGVSPSLGHQQPALQSMAPQQLPYSQPAQPVQTLPVVQQQLQYGQQQQQPVPTQMAAGHVKAVNQNSVTGAMPDYIQHQQILQTPAPAMQPSSTGVGAGQPVPVAQAQGMQPSVQAHPAAAPAQPVAHAPAAIPGVAASGQMLNVGQQGSVAAVVQPPSAANQIPPPVMPSTAAPPSSQVVQPVQTGIMQQGLQASATGLPQQMVIAQQNTLLPVQPQAQGVESVVQGMTGQQLPAVSPIPSASTVPAPSQAGSAVPPGIPSASVGLGQPQNIAQASAVQNGSLAQSVSQPPLISTSIGMPVAQSVPQQMPLSSTQFPAQSLAQSIVSQMEDGRRPTEPSLAGLPQAAGVESGGGASAASDGASSNVPSSASLFPLKVLPLTTPLVDGEDESSSGASVVAIDNKIEQAMDLVKSHLMYAVREEVEVLKEQIKELIEKNSQLEQENTLLKTLASPEQLAQFQAQLQTGSPPSSSQSQGTAQQPAQPASQGSGPSA from the coding sequence ATGGCGCACCCGGCGATGTTTCCTAGAAGGggcagcagcagtagcagcGGCAGCAGCTGCGTTACTGCTCCCACTGCACCAGGTACCGGCGTTGGGAGCGCTGCCCTCTCCGCCGAGGATTATCAGCCGCCTTTGCTGGTCCAGCCGCCgcctccatctcctgcagcagcttcaaCAGCGGGTCCACAGCCGACACCCCCTCATCCACAAAGCTTGAACCTCCTCTCGCAGTctcagctccagccacagccccttgcACAGACTGGAGctcaaatgaaaaagaaaagtggcTTTCAAATTACCAGTGTCACCCCTGCTCAAATATCAGCTAGTATGAGCTCTAATAACAGCATAGCCGAGGATACAGAGAGCTATGATGACCTGGATGAGTCTCACACTGAAGACCTGTCATCTTCAGAAATCTTGGATGTGTCTTTATCCAGAGCCACTGATATGGGAGAACCTGAGAGGAGTTCTTCTGAAGAGACTCTAAATAACTTCCAAGAGGCAGAGACTCCTGGGGCTGTTTCTCCTAACCAGCCTCACCTTCCTCAGCAGCATGCTCCTCTGCCTCATCACCCACAGCAGAGTGTTGTGATCAATGGAAGTGTTCATCCCCATCACGTTCATCATCACCACCATCTTCACCACCACCATCATGGACACCATCATCCATCCCATCCTGGGGTGGGTAGTGCCCCAGTTTCTGGAGGACCACCGCCCAGTCCATCGTTTAGAAAACTATCAACAACTGGAAGCTCTGACAATGTTATATCAACTGCACCAGTTTCTGCTGCATCATCCACTGGTTCCCCGGCATCTGCCGTGTCTAATATCCGCACTACAAGTAGTCCTGGCAATTTAGGTATAAGTTCTGCTGCTGGAACTAGTACCTTAAGTAATATTGGTGCTGGTAGTTCTAGTGTGGCAAGCAATGTGCTTGGTACTATAAATTTAAGCAACATCATGAGTACTGGTAATGTAAATGCTTTGTCTGGAACTAGCAGCAATGCTAATGTGAATATCTTGAGTGGTGTTGGCAATGGTACGAGTGCTTCCTCTAGTGTCATTAACAATGTTACTAATCCAACTGCAGGAATGGCAGTGGGATcaagccagcagcagcctgcatcTGGCACGTCAAGGTTTAGGGTTGTAAAATTAGATTCTAGTTCTGAACCTTTCAAAAAAGGTAGATGGACTTGCACTGAATTCTATGATAAAGAAAACACTGTTGCAGTTTCGGAGGGAGTAGCAGTAAACAAAGCAGTAGAGACGATAAAACAAAACCCGCTTGAAGTGACTTCTGAAAGGGAGAGCACCAGTGGGAGTTCTGTTAGCAGCAATGTAAGCACACTGAGTCACTATACAGAAAGTGTGGGAAGTGGAGAAATGGGAGCACCTACTGTGGTACAGCAGCAAGCATTTCAAGGTGTGGGTCCGCAGCAGATGGATTttagcagtgctgctcctccagcaatTCCAGCATCTAGTATACCACAGAGTGTTTCTCAATCACAGCTTGCACAAGTCCAGCTGCATTCTCAAGAAGTAAACTATCCACAGCAGAAGCCAGGGGTCCCACCTCCTGCACAGGCCAGTCTAACCACTGTGACTGGGGTTCAGCCAGCCCCAGTTAATATACTAGGAGTATCCCCATCTCTGGGCCACCAGCAACCTGCCCTTCAGAGTATggctccacagcagctgccGTATTCGCAGCCGGCGCAGCCCGTGCAGACTTTGCCAGTGGTGCAGCAGCAGTTGCAGTacggacagcagcagcagcagccagttcCTACGCAGATGGCCGCGGGTCACGTTAAGGCGGTGAACCAAAACTCTGTCACGGGGGCTATGCCAGACTACATTCAACATCAGCAGATCCTTCAgactccagcccctgccatgcaGCCAAGTTCTACAGGAGTAGGAGCTGGGCAACCGGTTCCTGTTGCCCAGGCACAGGGCATGCAGCCTTCAGTGCAAGCacatccagctgctgccccGGCTCAGCCTGTTGCACATGCTCCAGCAGCAATACCAGGTGTAGCTGCCAGTGGTCAAATGCTAAATGTTGGCCAGCAAGGAAGTGTAGCTGCTGTGGTGCAACCACCATCTGCTGCAAACCAAATTCCACCTCCAGTTATGCCATCAACGGCTGCTCCTCCATCTTCCCAGGTAGTGCAGCCTGTGCAGACAGGAATAATGCAGCAAGGATTACAGGCCAGTGCCACAGGCCTTCCTCAACAAATGGTCATTGCTCAGCAAAACACCTTGTTACCTGTACAGCCACAGGCACAAGGAGTGGAATCTGTAGTCCAAGGGATGactggccagcagctgcctgcGGTAAGCCCTATACCTTCTGCTAGTACTGTTCCTGCACCAAGTCAAGCTGGTTCAGCTGTGCCTCCTGGCATACCTTCTGCTTCCGTAGGTTTGGGACAGCCACAGAATATAGCACAGGCTTCGGCTGTGCAGAATGGCAGCTTGGCTCAGAGCGTTAGTCAGCCTCCCTTGATATCAACAAGTATAGGTATGCCAGTGGCACAGAGTGTGCCACAGCAGATGCCATTAAGCTCTACCCAGTTCCCTGCACAATCACTAGCTCAGTCCATTGTAAGCCAAATGGAAGACGGCAGGCGCCCTACAGAACCTTCCTTGGCGGGTTTACCTCAAGCTGCCGGCGTCGAGAGCGGTGGTGGAGCATCGGCCGCTTCAGATGGCGCCAGCAGCAACGTGCCGTCCTCGGCCTCCCTCTTCCCGCTGAAGGTGCTGCCCTTGACAACGCCTCTTGTAGATGGTGAGGATGAGAG